The window GGATGGGTGGCGATGAATTTGCCATAATCCTGCCCAAGACAGAGGAAAGTGAAGTGTCTAATATAGTTGACAGAATAAAAGCTGGATTAAGCGAAGAGCGCGTGGAAGAGCTCGTGGTTTCTGTTTCTTTCGGCTGGGCTACAAAGAACAAGTCTGGAGTTCCCATGGAAGATGTGCTTAAGAAGGCCGACGAGCTTATGTACAAGAAGAAGCTCTACGAAAGCCCTGAGATGAGGAAGAAGACTGTGGAGCGCATAGTCCAAAGGGCGGAGAGCATTGGGATAGTTAAGAAAAAACTGGGAGAAAGCGAGATAAAGCTACTTGAAAAGCTGGGAAGCGATATGGAGCTTGGAGATAAAGAGAGACAAACCCTAGAAAAAGCATATAGATTTAGGAATATAGGCGAGATAGCCCTCGACTTAGAGGTGCTTAAGAAGATAGGAAAGCTTACAGACGAGGAGTGGAAGTCTGTGAAAAGACATCCTGAACTGGGGTACAGGATACTCTCCTCTACTCCTGAATATTCAGACATAGCAGACTATGTTCTAAACCATCATGAAAGATGGGATGGCAGAGGTTATCCAAAGGGGAAATCAGGGCAGGACATACCTATGATATCTAGGATAATCTACGTAGTAGAGGCATATATAGCTATGACAGAGGAGAAGCACTACAACGGGGGGATTAAAAGCAGAGATGAGGTCATGGAAGAGCTAGATAAAAATGCAGGAACTCAATTTGACCCTGAAATACTGAAGCAGCTCTCAAACTAGACAGGGGGAAGGTTTAGAGACCTTCCCCGGTCTGAAAAATATTATGAATAATATACATAGACTTTGTGAAGAGAATATGTTAGACTATCCTTGACAATGAGGATTTCAATTTTAAAATTATTACATAAATCAAGGAGGAATAAAGATGTTATTAGTAGATAAGACAGTAAAAGATTTTGTTGCACAAGTAGCTAGTAATGAACCAGCACCAGGAGGCGGAAGCGTTGCAGCTCTAGGAGCTTCACTAGGAGCGGCTCTTACTTCAATGGTTGGAGAGCTTACAATAGGAAAGAAGAAGTACGAGGCTCTAACTGACGAGCAAAAAGCTATAGTAGACGGAAACCTAGCAGCTACTAAGCCACTTATAGAGAAGCTAAACGATCTTATAGATGCAGACACTAACGCATTCAACGATTTCATGGCAGCTATGAAAATGCCAAAAGAGACTGACGAAGAAAAAGCAGCTAGAAAAGAGGCTATGCAAGCTGGAATAAAGAAAGCTATAGAAGTACCTCTAGACGCTACAAAAACTGCTCTAGAAGTTCTTAAGCTTCAAAAAGGTCTTGCACTTTACGGAAACCAAAACGCTATAACTGACGCAGGAGTTGGAGCACTTCTAGCTTGCGCAGGAGTTGAGGGAGCAGCTTTCAACGTGCTTATAAACCTTGGAGACGTAGACGACGCAGCTTACGTTTCAGAGAAG is drawn from Andreesenia angusta and contains these coding sequences:
- a CDS encoding cyclodeaminase/cyclohydrolase family protein, which translates into the protein MLLVDKTVKDFVAQVASNEPAPGGGSVAALGASLGAALTSMVGELTIGKKKYEALTDEQKAIVDGNLAATKPLIEKLNDLIDADTNAFNDFMAAMKMPKETDEEKAARKEAMQAGIKKAIEVPLDATKTALEVLKLQKGLALYGNQNAITDAGVGALLACAGVEGAAFNVLINLGDVDDAAYVSEKRAECAKLVEEAKALRDETVKIVYAALV